From Ananas comosus cultivar F153 linkage group 2, ASM154086v1, whole genome shotgun sequence:
ATTCTCACAAAGGAAAAGTTGGATATTATAATGGGAGTAATAATAGCTTTGTTTAATTATTCATATGATTCAATACATGTTAAGTAATATAgctttgggctttttttgcaaatagcccccttacaaaaaaaatttttaaatttggccctgtcaaaaatttatttgcaaaaatggtcctggccccgccacgcaagcgccacgtcagcgccacgcgggcggggctgggccagatggttaagttgaatacggtgaaccattcaccgtgttcaatacaaagtttttgtattggacacggtaaatgattcaccgtgtccaatacaaaatagctatttgtattggacacggtgaaccattcaccgtgtccaatacaaataattagacacggtgaatgattcaccgtgtccaatacaaataccccaatacaaataattagacacggctaagttggaggtatttgtattagacacggcggtgaatggttcaccgtgttcaacttaaacatctgggcccgccttgcccgcgtggcgctgatatggcgctggcgtggcaggggtaggaccatttttgcaaataatttttaaacggagctatttttacaaataaaatttgtcagggggctatttgcaaaaaaagccctatagCTTTTGTATTCTCCATGTGCAACGGTCGTTGCGAATGGATTGTACACCTAACAAACCGAAACGAGACACATCCATGAAAGGAGAACGTAATAATAAATGCATTTGGATCGTTTAATTACGATAGGGCAGgggaaaaaagattaaaatatgtTAGAGCTCTTTGAACTTTAGTTTGATGacacttggatttttttttttttttttgagtatatTTTAAGAACGGAATAATTTCTTATAATATAGAGGGAATAATATCGAGGCCCAATACTTATGAGAATTAAGGCCTCGAATTTTTGGGCCTAAGGCCCAACTCGAGCTTATTCCCCGGTGCCCCATATAGTTACAATAAAATCCAACCGGGCCCGACCTGGCCCGGCTCACACTAAAATAGGCCCCACTCAGGTAATTTAAACCGATCTATTGTGGCCCATTACCAGTATTAAAGTGAAATCATAGTATTATAAACACTAGTGACTCATACACAATAGGGGCGGCCGTTTCGCATACCAATTACTCTCTTCAATTTTTGGGTTTCATTTTAAGATTATAATCCTACAACTCACGTGATCCAAAagcctatttttctttttttactacTTGTTTTATCGTTTTtgtaactaaaaataaaaaggatatttGTAGACCCTACAACTATTGGACGAggaattattataaaaattacgaTCCTTGCAGACCaagtttttttgttattatttaaaaatactcATTCAGAAAGCAAATAAAACTGAATAAAGAGCTCTAAACTAATAGCATGGAAGAGATAGGAAATCCACCAATACCATTCATGATTCGTAACAACATCATCGAGAAACTACAGCTCATTAGGCGACTATTGCTATTATGGGCACAACCCACCACCCCCGCCACAGCCATTTCCTCACCAAAAAGCTCATCACTTGGGCTCTCTATGCTCTCATCCCCTTAGCCCTCCTCCATTTCTACCTCTTCCCCCTCTTCTCCCCCCATCACCCATCCCCATCTCCTCATCATTCCCAAAACTCCACCCATACGATCTCCTCTTCCCACCAAggtctatatatttatatatatgcattggcATTACTGTCCATCACACTCTATTAGATGGccattaattgttaattttctCTGAGAATTAATTTGCTTCCTGCTGCGCGCCGAGTAACAGCAACAGGTGCTGCGAGAACCGATGAGTTCGGATTAATCCGGAGGAGGCAGCGGTGCGACTACGCGGAGGGGCGATGGGTTCGGGACGCGGCGGAGCCGCTGTACAACGGCACGAGCTGCCGCACCATCAAGGACAGCCGGAACTGCATGGCGCACGGCCGCCCCGACACCGGCTATCTGTACTGGCGCTGGAAGCCGAAGCACTGCACCCTCCCGCCGTTCGACCCCGCGTCATTTCTTACACTACTGAAGAACACGTGCGTGCTAAGTGAACGACCGCTAGCTCTTTTCCTGTTATAAAAGCTTATTTACAAATTAGTTATCATTATAGAGAGAATGATGATGTGTTCTCAATTGATGATATTTATATGGGCAGGCACTTAGCGATGATCGGCGACTCCTTGGCGCGGAACCAACTGGAGTCGCTGCTCTGCCTCCTCGCCACCTCGTCGCGCCCCGAGCTCGTCTACAGCGACGGCGAGGTCGACAAGTTCCCGCGGTGGGTCTTCCTCGAGTACAACGCCACCGTGTCGGCGTTCTGGTCGCCGTTTCTTGTTAGAGGCGTCGAGAGAACCGGCGCGGCAGGGCAGACTCACAACGTGCTGTACCTCGACTCCGCCGACGCGCGGTGGGCGTCGGAATTGGATAAGATGGACACGGTGCTGTTCTGTGTCGGGCACTGGTTCGTGTACCCGTCCGTGTACTACGAGGGCGATGCCGTGCTGGGCACCCACCATTTCCCGGAACTCAATCACACCGAGATCGGATTCTTCGCCGCGTTCCGGATGGCGATCCGGAGGGCTCTTCGAGAGGTCGTGGACGCGCAGAaccgcagcggcggcggtgcCGAGAAGGAGAAGTTGGTGGTGGTGACGACGTTCCCGCCGGCGCACTTCGAGGGGGAGTGGGACAAGGCCGGAGCCTGCCCGAAGAAGGAGCCGTTCGGAGAAGGGGAGAAGGAGATGGACTACACGGACAAGGAGATGCGGAAAATTGAGGtggaggaggtggcggcggcgtcggcggcggtggcggagagGGGTGCAATGCTGAAAATCAAGGTGCTGGACGTGACAGAGTTGGCCTGGATGCGCCCGGACGGGCACCCGGGCCCGTACATGCATCCGAATCCATTCGCCGAGGGGCCGAAGAAAAGGGTGCAGAACGATTGCGTGCACTGGTGCCTGCCTGGGCCGGTTGATGCGTGGAACGAGATATTGCTCGAAAGGATGAAGAAATGGAAAGAAGAGTAAGAATTATTAAACGGGAAATTTTTTCATtgcatttttatgttttttttgggGTGTTCCTCCTTTGCTTCGTTTTGCTTTTAATTTAGAATTATTATTTGTTGAGAGGGATAGAGTTTGGGATGCATGCTTCATGAGGGTTGACAGGGAAAGATTGAGGAATTATCATGCAGGCCTCTGTTGAAAGGTGAATTTAATTATTTGGGTCAAAAGGAGAAGGTCATTAATTTTGCTTTTCGAGC
This genomic window contains:
- the LOC109728132 gene encoding protein ALTERED XYLOGLUCAN 4-like yields the protein MGTTHHPRHSHFLTKKLITWALYALIPLALLHFYLFPLFSPHHPSPSPHHSQNSTHTISSSHQATGAARTDEFGLIRRRQRCDYAEGRWVRDAAEPLYNGTSCRTIKDSRNCMAHGRPDTGYLYWRWKPKHCTLPPFDPASFLTLLKNTHLAMIGDSLARNQLESLLCLLATSSRPELVYSDGEVDKFPRWVFLEYNATVSAFWSPFLVRGVERTGAAGQTHNVLYLDSADARWASELDKMDTVLFCVGHWFVYPSVYYEGDAVLGTHHFPELNHTEIGFFAAFRMAIRRALREVVDAQNRSGGGAEKEKLVVVTTFPPAHFEGEWDKAGACPKKEPFGEGEKEMDYTDKEMRKIEVEEVAAASAAVAERGAMLKIKVLDVTELAWMRPDGHPGPYMHPNPFAEGPKKRVQNDCVHWCLPGPVDAWNEILLERMKKWKEE